One part of the Rhodococcus oxybenzonivorans genome encodes these proteins:
- a CDS encoding SRPBCC family protein → MSTITEAIDVEVPIRVAYDQWTQFESFPKFMKGVEEIRQIDDTHTHWTIDVSGHLREFDATITEQHPDQRVAWKSDSGPSHAGVITFHRLSDTTTRVTAQMDIDPDGFVENVADALGVLDRRVKDDMKRFKSFVEDKDTLTTGWRGDIDRPRT, encoded by the coding sequence ATGAGCACCATCACCGAAGCCATTGACGTCGAGGTTCCCATTCGCGTCGCCTACGACCAGTGGACACAATTCGAATCGTTCCCCAAGTTCATGAAAGGGGTCGAGGAAATCCGGCAGATCGACGACACCCACACCCACTGGACGATCGACGTGTCCGGGCACCTCCGTGAATTCGACGCCACCATCACCGAACAACACCCCGACCAGCGGGTGGCATGGAAATCCGACTCGGGGCCGTCCCACGCCGGAGTGATCACCTTCCACCGCCTCAGCGACACCACCACCCGGGTGACGGCGCAAATGGACATTGACCCCGATGGTTTCGTCGAGAATGTCGCCGACGCACTCGGTGTCCTCGACCGCCGCGTCAAGGACGACATGAAGAGATTCAAAAGCTTCGTCGAGGACAAGGACACCCTCACCACGGGATGGCGCGGCGACATCGACCGGCCCAGAACCTGA
- a CDS encoding MarR family transcriptional regulator: protein MLTASRLLVSLSARSIASVDDSITIPQFRVLVVLETHGPINLASLAQNLDVQPSTATRMVDRLVFADLITREASPHSRRELMVGLTRRGAAVVREVTTRRRREIAAVVEKMPPTTRVGLVRALKAFTAAGAEPDAQTSLDMYWV, encoded by the coding sequence ATGTTGACGGCGTCGCGACTGCTGGTGTCGCTGTCGGCGCGCTCCATTGCGTCGGTGGACGATTCGATCACGATTCCGCAGTTCCGGGTCCTGGTCGTCCTCGAAACGCACGGCCCGATCAACCTCGCCTCGCTGGCACAAAATCTCGACGTGCAGCCGTCCACGGCTACCCGGATGGTCGATCGACTCGTCTTCGCCGACCTGATCACGCGGGAAGCCAGTCCGCACTCGCGCCGCGAGCTGATGGTCGGGTTGACCAGACGTGGCGCGGCGGTGGTGCGGGAGGTCACGACCCGCCGTCGGCGTGAGATCGCAGCCGTGGTCGAGAAGATGCCACCGACCACTCGCGTCGGCTTGGTACGGGCACTGAAAGCATTCACCGCGGCCGGCGCGGAACCGGACGCGCAGACATCCCTCGATATGTACTGGGTGTGA
- a CDS encoding phytanoyl-CoA dioxygenase family protein, translated as MTTMTDPYTSRVSAIPQVLERPHPVVWGTSTTPDVAVFAERGYLQQDHALSTESVENCLAEIDRLQNDPKVRGDARIVREEGTSAVRSIFDIVEFSDIVRNAVAESGAEDIAREILGSEVYIYQSRLNYKPGFHGGAFYWHSDFETWHAEDGMRHPRAVSASIALTRNETYNGPLMIMPGTHRSFVQCAGATPEDYYRESLVTTAPRVGAPAENIIADMAETHGIDVLTGAAGSMTVFDCNALHASGGNISPLPRANIFVVFNSVDNPIDRPFSGSVPRPSFLAKHPPATGKAAVETSTAAEIGATRQGRNRR; from the coding sequence ATGACCACGATGACCGATCCGTACACGTCCCGCGTGTCAGCGATACCGCAGGTGCTCGAGCGTCCACACCCCGTCGTGTGGGGCACGTCCACGACTCCGGATGTGGCGGTCTTCGCCGAACGCGGATATCTTCAGCAGGACCACGCGCTCAGCACCGAGTCCGTCGAGAACTGTCTCGCCGAGATCGACCGACTCCAGAACGATCCGAAAGTTCGCGGCGATGCCCGGATCGTCCGGGAAGAAGGCACCAGCGCGGTGCGTTCCATCTTCGACATCGTCGAGTTCAGCGACATCGTGCGGAACGCGGTCGCCGAATCCGGCGCCGAGGACATCGCCCGAGAGATCCTCGGATCCGAGGTCTACATCTATCAGAGCCGGCTGAACTACAAACCGGGCTTTCACGGCGGTGCCTTCTACTGGCATTCGGATTTCGAGACCTGGCACGCCGAAGACGGAATGCGGCACCCACGCGCGGTGAGCGCGTCGATCGCCCTGACCCGCAACGAGACCTACAACGGACCGTTGATGATCATGCCCGGAACGCATCGTTCGTTCGTGCAGTGTGCCGGCGCCACCCCTGAGGACTACTATCGGGAGTCCCTGGTCACCACTGCCCCCCGGGTCGGTGCCCCCGCTGAAAACATCATCGCCGACATGGCCGAGACCCACGGAATCGACGTGCTGACCGGAGCAGCAGGATCGATGACGGTCTTCGATTGCAACGCCCTGCATGCGTCGGGTGGAAACATCAGCCCGTTGCCGCGCGCGAACATCTTCGTGGTGTTCAACAGTGTCGACAATCCGATCGACCGACCGTTCTCCGGCTCGGTCCCACGTCCGTCCTTTCTCGCCAAACATCCCCCTGCGACCGGGAAGGCAGCTGTCGAGACGTCAACGGCCGCGGAAATCGGTGCCACCCGCCAGGGTCGGAACCGCCGGTGA
- the ectB gene encoding diaminobutyrate--2-oxoglutarate transaminase, translating into MSAGLRPSVFDELESEVRSYCRRWPTTFATASGSWLTDETGHEYLDFFAGAGSLNYGHNNPVLKSALVDYVARDGITHSLDTYTVAKREFLETLHRVVLAPRNLDYKVQFPGPTGTNAVEAALKLARKCTGRETIISFTNAFHGMTLGALAVTGNSMKRAGAGVPLVHTTPMPFDHYLGGTVDDFHWLEHALENSGSGLEKPAAVIVETVQGEGGVNVARPQWLRALAQLCRDRDILLIVDDVQMGCGRTGPFFSFEDAGIEPDIVTLSKSISGYGLPMALTLLKPHLDIWEPGEHNGTFRGNNLAFVTARAALEHYWNDDGLEGATRRRGEMMSAAFTDLTATLPTVSSRGRGMIQGLVFADAAQAARVSAHAFEHGLLVETSGPRDEVVKLLPPLTATDDEIAYGIRILADAATAATNHH; encoded by the coding sequence GTGAGCGCCGGCCTACGACCCTCCGTCTTCGACGAACTCGAATCCGAGGTCCGCAGTTACTGCCGGCGTTGGCCGACCACCTTCGCCACGGCGTCGGGCTCGTGGTTGACCGACGAGACCGGGCACGAATACCTCGACTTCTTCGCCGGAGCCGGATCGCTGAACTACGGGCACAACAACCCTGTGCTCAAATCCGCCCTCGTCGACTATGTCGCACGCGACGGAATCACCCACTCACTCGACACGTACACCGTCGCCAAGCGGGAATTCCTCGAAACGCTCCATCGGGTGGTCCTCGCGCCCCGCAATCTCGACTACAAGGTGCAGTTCCCCGGGCCGACCGGAACGAACGCCGTCGAGGCCGCACTCAAACTGGCACGAAAATGCACCGGCCGCGAAACCATCATCAGCTTCACCAACGCCTTCCACGGAATGACACTGGGTGCGCTGGCGGTGACCGGCAACTCGATGAAACGTGCCGGCGCCGGCGTACCCCTCGTCCATACGACCCCGATGCCGTTCGACCACTACCTGGGTGGGACCGTCGACGACTTCCACTGGCTCGAGCACGCCCTCGAGAATTCCGGAAGTGGGCTGGAGAAGCCCGCAGCGGTGATCGTCGAAACGGTGCAGGGCGAAGGCGGCGTCAATGTCGCACGGCCGCAATGGCTGCGGGCGCTCGCCCAACTTTGCCGCGACCGCGACATCCTGTTGATCGTCGACGATGTGCAGATGGGATGCGGACGAACCGGCCCGTTCTTTTCGTTCGAGGACGCCGGAATCGAACCCGACATAGTCACGTTGTCCAAGTCGATCAGCGGATACGGCCTGCCTATGGCACTGACACTTCTCAAACCGCATCTCGACATCTGGGAGCCGGGCGAACACAACGGGACGTTCCGCGGCAACAACCTCGCCTTCGTCACGGCGCGGGCGGCCCTCGAACACTACTGGAACGACGACGGCCTAGAGGGTGCCACCCGCCGCCGGGGCGAAATGATGAGCGCGGCGTTCACCGATCTCACTGCCACACTCCCGACCGTGTCCTCTCGCGGGCGCGGGATGATTCAGGGACTCGTTTTCGCCGACGCCGCGCAGGCCGCACGCGTGAGCGCCCACGCCTTCGAACACGGTCTGCTGGTCGAGACCTCCGGCCCCCGAGACGAGGTGGTCAAATTGCTGCCGCCCCTCACCGCTACCGACGATGAGATCGCATACGGAATCCGGATACTCGCCGACGCGGCAACCGCGGCCACCAATCACCACTGA
- a CDS encoding DUF3052 domain-containing protein → MMTDRPRSAPATGNRLGVHSDMLIAEFGFREDVDHELRGEIRELGGTTVTGDDLDGLADAALLWWRQPDGDLTDELLDAQTLLGADGYLWLLTPKTGHDGFVDPSGIAEAAETVGMTLTATLDRPDWLGVRLSPPRRRA, encoded by the coding sequence ATGATGACCGACCGACCACGCTCCGCACCCGCCACCGGGAACCGGCTCGGCGTGCACTCCGACATGCTGATCGCCGAATTCGGCTTCCGTGAGGACGTCGACCACGAATTGCGCGGTGAGATCCGTGAACTCGGCGGCACAACCGTCACCGGCGACGATCTCGACGGACTAGCCGATGCGGCCCTGTTGTGGTGGCGACAACCCGACGGCGACCTGACCGACGAACTTCTCGACGCACAGACCCTCCTCGGCGCGGACGGTTATTTGTGGTTGCTGACCCCGAAAACCGGCCATGACGGCTTCGTCGACCCGAGCGGGATCGCCGAGGCGGCCGAGACGGTCGGTATGACCCTCACCGCGACCCTCGACCGGCCGGATTGGCTGGGAGTGCGCCTGAGCCCGCCACGCCGTCGAGCCTGA
- the mihF gene encoding integration host factor, actinobacterial type yields the protein MRVLAVPDLSAEQRADARRVALEARTVRARALTEISAGRWTVPRLLAAAQAERALARTKVEAVLRALPGVGPVGSRVLLARAGIAENRRVGALTERQRRSLTEITEYPIRWRSDRIG from the coding sequence GTGAGGGTCTTGGCTGTGCCGGATCTGTCGGCCGAACAACGTGCCGACGCACGCCGGGTCGCGCTCGAAGCTCGAACGGTGCGGGCGCGGGCGCTCACCGAGATTTCCGCCGGGCGGTGGACCGTGCCGCGGCTACTCGCTGCGGCGCAGGCCGAGCGTGCGCTGGCTCGGACCAAGGTGGAGGCGGTGTTGCGCGCGTTGCCCGGGGTGGGACCGGTGGGTTCTCGGGTGCTGCTCGCGCGGGCGGGAATCGCCGAGAACCGGCGAGTGGGGGCGCTGACCGAGCGGCAACGCCGGTCGCTGACCGAGATCACCGAGTACCCGATTCGATGGCGGTCGGATCGGATCGGTTAG